Proteins encoded in a region of the Pseudothermotoga elfii DSM 9442 = NBRC 107921 genome:
- a CDS encoding ArsR/SmtB family transcription factor: MRKNKNTCSIEKIHNKTVKSVLEKLEDEETVYNMATLFSTFSDSTRLKILLCLSRAKLCSCDISAAVNISKSATSHQMRILKMTKLVKAERKGKQIFYSLSDEHVSILLQAALEHVKEGKK; encoded by the coding sequence ATGAGGAAAAACAAAAATACATGTTCTATAGAGAAAATTCACAACAAAACCGTTAAGAGTGTTTTAGAAAAACTGGAAGATGAAGAAACAGTCTATAACATGGCTACGCTCTTCTCCACCTTCTCAGATTCAACTCGTCTGAAAATTCTACTGTGCCTTTCAAGGGCAAAATTATGCAGTTGTGACATTTCAGCAGCGGTGAATATATCCAAATCAGCAACTTCTCATCAAATGAGAATTTTGAAGATGACAAAACTCGTAAAAGCAGAAAGAAAGGGTAAGCAAATATTCTATTCGCTTTCCGATGAGCATGTCAGTATACTTCTTCAAGCTGCACTTGAACATGTAAAGGAGGGAAAAAAGTGA
- a CDS encoding heavy metal translocating P-type ATPase: MKKRYEIKNLHCPDCAAKIENALKNSEGVKKATLNFSLGTLDIECEEFVDVKKIIKSVEENVEISDEKNHNKHKQLTFIILSSALLVLSLITGIWYFAIVSYLISGADVIKKSISNIRKRSFLDENFLMSVATIGAILLKEFPEAAAVMVFYKTGEYFQDLAVDKSRKSIKSLIESTPKHAWLVSGSQLLETDPQKLEPGQIVLVKPGEKVPADGIVVEGDAYIDSSPITGEFIPRHVAISDSVLAGTIVRESSLKIKVTKKYSDSSMANILKLVESASERKAKTERFITTFARYYTPAVVITAALISFLIPVILNESFNQWIYRGLILLVISCPCALVLAIPLTYFAGIGKSSKRGILIKGASYLDTLANIKNIVFDKTGTLTHGSFEITNINSVNGFSKDDLLMYSAHAEANSNHPIARSILKHFKKIDHSLIKNFHELNGFGVTCSINGKLVHVGNDKLLHRENIPHPETVCKLDEKSTVHVSVNRLYAGNILLADKLKESSRKTVDLLKSKGLSVYMLTGDNESAAREIAERLSNIDYYSELLPENKIDILEKKILKSGKTAFVGDGINDTPALARADVGIAMNGFGNDAVVEIADVVIMGAEPIKIVESINIARMTKKIVLENIFFAITIKLLFMFFAITGKATMWQGVFADTGVALLCVLNSLRVLFSRKTEI, from the coding sequence GTGAAAAAGCGCTATGAAATAAAAAATCTTCACTGCCCTGATTGTGCAGCAAAAATTGAAAACGCACTAAAAAATTCGGAGGGAGTTAAGAAAGCAACCCTGAATTTTTCTCTTGGAACTCTTGATATTGAATGTGAGGAATTTGTTGATGTGAAAAAAATAATAAAATCTGTTGAGGAAAACGTGGAAATATCCGATGAAAAGAATCACAACAAGCACAAACAACTTACATTTATAATACTTTCTTCAGCCCTACTTGTGCTCTCTCTAATAACCGGAATATGGTATTTTGCAATTGTTTCTTATTTGATAAGTGGTGCAGATGTCATAAAAAAATCTATTTCAAATATTAGAAAAAGGTCGTTCCTTGATGAAAACTTTCTGATGAGTGTGGCAACAATAGGCGCTATTTTGCTGAAAGAATTTCCTGAAGCCGCCGCGGTTATGGTTTTTTATAAAACAGGTGAGTATTTCCAGGACCTGGCAGTAGATAAATCGAGAAAATCTATAAAATCTCTGATTGAATCTACACCGAAACACGCCTGGTTGGTAAGTGGCTCACAGCTACTTGAAACAGATCCTCAAAAACTTGAGCCCGGGCAAATTGTTCTGGTAAAACCCGGGGAAAAAGTGCCTGCCGATGGAATAGTTGTTGAGGGAGATGCTTACATAGATAGTTCACCAATTACAGGTGAATTTATTCCAAGACATGTTGCTATTTCGGATAGCGTTCTTGCAGGAACTATAGTGAGGGAAAGTTCTTTGAAAATTAAAGTTACAAAGAAATACTCTGATTCATCTATGGCAAATATATTGAAATTAGTTGAAAGTGCTTCAGAAAGAAAAGCAAAGACAGAAAGATTCATTACAACTTTTGCGCGATATTACACGCCTGCGGTAGTAATAACAGCTGCGCTGATATCTTTCCTGATCCCTGTAATACTGAATGAATCTTTCAACCAATGGATTTACCGTGGATTAATACTCCTTGTAATATCGTGCCCATGCGCTCTTGTACTTGCAATCCCATTAACATATTTTGCCGGTATTGGAAAATCTTCAAAACGAGGAATTTTGATAAAGGGAGCAAGTTATCTTGATACTCTGGCCAATATCAAAAACATTGTGTTTGATAAAACAGGAACTCTGACGCATGGTAGCTTTGAAATAACGAATATTAACAGTGTAAACGGTTTTTCGAAAGATGATCTGTTGATGTACTCTGCTCATGCTGAGGCTAATTCAAATCACCCCATAGCTCGGTCTATACTGAAACATTTCAAAAAGATAGATCATTCTCTTATAAAAAATTTTCATGAGCTGAATGGATTTGGCGTAACCTGCTCGATAAATGGGAAACTCGTCCATGTAGGAAACGACAAACTTCTTCACAGAGAAAATATTCCCCATCCAGAAACTGTTTGCAAACTTGACGAGAAATCAACTGTCCATGTTTCAGTAAATAGACTGTATGCAGGGAACATTTTGCTTGCGGACAAACTAAAAGAAAGTTCCAGAAAAACAGTTGATTTACTCAAAAGCAAAGGATTATCAGTTTACATGTTAACAGGGGACAATGAAAGCGCCGCAAGAGAGATTGCAGAAAGACTTTCAAACATAGATTATTACTCTGAATTGCTCCCCGAAAACAAAATAGATATTCTTGAGAAAAAGATATTAAAAAGCGGAAAAACAGCGTTTGTTGGAGATGGTATAAATGATACTCCAGCACTTGCTCGAGCAGATGTTGGAATAGCAATGAACGGTTTTGGCAACGATGCTGTTGTTGAGATAGCAGATGTGGTTATCATGGGAGCTGAACCAATTAAGATTGTGGAATCTATAAATATAGCCAGAATGACCAAGAAAATAGTACTTGAAAATATCTTTTTTGCGATCACAATAAAACTGCTATTTATGTTTTTTGCTATAACAGGTAAAGCAACCATGTGGCAGGGAGTTTTTGCAGATACCGGCGTGGCACTTTTATGCGTGCTTAACTCGCTAAGAGTACTTTTCTCGAGAAAAACAGAAATTTGA